One region of Acomys russatus chromosome 8, mAcoRus1.1, whole genome shotgun sequence genomic DNA includes:
- the LOC127193076 gene encoding contactin-associated protein-like 2 — protein MSLATDLWHLDHLDSGGANFLYNPEQGKAIGNGVNRASAVIGEVTVLYTLVFLIWYMFYCKGTYHTNKAEGAESAESTDAATMNSDSQLHRGH, from the coding sequence ATGTCTTTGGCCACTGACCTTTGGCACCTAGATCACTTGGATTCTGGCGGTGCTAATTTCCTATATAACCCAGAGCAAGGCAAAGCTATAGGAAATGGAGTCAACAGAGCCTCAGCTGTCATTGGAGAGGTCACCGTCCTCTACACTCTGGTCTTCCTCATATGGTACATGTTCTATTGTAAGGGTACCTACCACACCAACAAGGCCGAGGGAGCTGAGTCAGCTGAGAGCACAGATGCCGCCACCATGAACAGTGACTCCCAACTTCACAGAGGCCATTGA